One Kaistella polysaccharea DNA segment encodes these proteins:
- a CDS encoding YeeE/YedE family protein: MNLIHEPWPWYVAGPMIALTMFLLLYSGKHFGMSSNLRTICSMGGAGKISSFFQFDWKKERWNLMVVVGAIIGGFLASKYMSNNVVEINPEIASQLSEKYGIESANAGYLPTEIFSSENLSNPFTLGILILGGFLVGFGARYAGGCTSGHAISGLSNLQVPSLIAVIGFFAGGLVMIHLLYPFIFGV; this comes from the coding sequence ATGAACCTGATTCACGAACCGTGGCCGTGGTATGTTGCCGGACCCATGATCGCCTTAACCATGTTTTTATTACTCTACTCGGGAAAACATTTTGGAATGTCATCGAATTTAAGAACGATATGTTCGATGGGTGGCGCAGGGAAAATCTCTTCCTTCTTTCAATTTGACTGGAAAAAAGAACGTTGGAATTTAATGGTGGTGGTTGGTGCCATCATCGGTGGATTTTTAGCCTCTAAATACATGTCGAATAATGTAGTAGAAATCAACCCAGAAATCGCCTCTCAACTTTCCGAAAAATACGGAATTGAAAGTGCCAACGCAGGTTATTTGCCAACGGAAATATTTAGTTCAGAAAATCTCTCTAATCCTTTTACGCTGGGAATTTTAATCTTGGGTGGATTCCTGGTTGGTTTCGGAGCAAGATATGCTGGCGGATGTACTTCTGGTCACGCCATTTCTGGCTTAAGCAACTTACAAGTTCCTTCCTTGATCGCGGTTATTGGCTTTTTCGCAGGTGGTTTAGTGATGATTCATTTATTATATCCTTTCATTTTCGGTGTATGA
- a CDS encoding metal ABC transporter ATP-binding protein — translation MEKIAVKVDDLTVAYNYKPVLWDIDLQIPEGVLMAIVGPNGAGKSTLIKAILGILKPIAGSVTIFDQPYDSQRKKVAYVPQKGSVDWDFPTTAVDVVMMGTYGNLGWIKRPREKEKKQALEALEKVGMLSFKDRQISQLSGGQQQRIFLARALVQDAEIYFMDEPFQGVDATTEVAIINILKELRKANKTVVVVHHDLQTVPEYFDWVTFLNVKKIATGPVKDIFNDDNLTKTYGINYKVSIQK, via the coding sequence ATGGAAAAAATAGCAGTTAAAGTAGATGATCTTACGGTCGCATATAATTACAAACCGGTTTTGTGGGATATTGATTTGCAGATTCCAGAAGGCGTGTTGATGGCGATTGTCGGACCAAATGGTGCTGGAAAATCAACATTGATTAAAGCTATTTTAGGAATTTTAAAACCCATCGCCGGAAGTGTAACCATTTTCGATCAACCTTACGATTCGCAAAGAAAAAAAGTAGCGTATGTTCCTCAAAAGGGAAGTGTCGACTGGGATTTCCCAACCACTGCCGTTGATGTCGTCATGATGGGAACCTACGGAAATTTAGGTTGGATTAAGCGACCGAGAGAAAAAGAAAAAAAACAAGCTTTGGAAGCCTTAGAAAAAGTGGGAATGCTTTCTTTTAAAGATCGACAGATCAGCCAGCTTTCTGGTGGCCAACAACAGCGTATATTTTTAGCGCGTGCCTTAGTTCAGGACGCAGAAATTTATTTTATGGATGAACCTTTTCAGGGAGTTGATGCCACAACTGAAGTAGCGATTATCAATATTTTAAAAGAACTTCGAAAAGCCAATAAAACGGTGGTGGTTGTCCATCACGATTTGCAAACCGTTCCCGAATATTTCGATTGGGTCACTTTTTTAAACGTTAAGAAAATTGCGACTGGTCCCGTGAAAGATATTTTTAATGATGATAATCTGACGAAGACCTACGGCATTAATTACAAAGTAAGTATTCAGAAATAA
- a CDS encoding acyl-CoA desaturase, with translation MTIIIFIIVLWYSGLFFQTFFLHRYAAHQSFKMSKFGEKLCYVLTWVTQGSNYLSAYGYGVMHRMHHAYADTEKDPHSPKYDDNLFTMMWRTKKIYADINSQKAIIEEKFTKNVPQWEAFDKFASSWGSRLAWGIAYTAFFYFFATAWWQWLLLPVAYMMAPIHGVIINWFAHIYGYTNFKVSDTSKNLLKFDWLMMGEAYHNNHHKHGGRANFGGVRWHEMDVTYQIMILLDKMKLIKLNPVAVVKREH, from the coding sequence ATGACAATCATTATATTCATCATCGTTCTCTGGTATTCAGGGTTATTTTTTCAAACTTTTTTCCTGCACCGTTATGCAGCACATCAATCCTTCAAAATGTCAAAATTTGGCGAAAAGTTGTGTTATGTTTTAACGTGGGTTACACAGGGTTCTAATTATTTATCCGCTTACGGATACGGCGTTATGCACAGAATGCATCATGCTTATGCTGATACCGAAAAAGATCCTCATTCTCCGAAATACGATGATAATTTATTCACCATGATGTGGCGTACAAAAAAAATCTACGCAGATATCAACAGTCAGAAAGCGATCATCGAAGAAAAATTCACGAAGAATGTTCCGCAGTGGGAAGCTTTTGATAAGTTCGCCAGTTCTTGGGGTTCCAGATTAGCTTGGGGAATTGCTTATACCGCATTTTTCTACTTTTTCGCAACCGCTTGGTGGCAGTGGCTTTTGCTTCCTGTTGCTTACATGATGGCGCCAATTCACGGCGTAATCATCAACTGGTTTGCACACATTTATGGTTATACCAACTTTAAAGTTTCTGATACTTCTAAAAATTTATTGAAATTTGATTGGTTAATGATGGGTGAAGCCTATCACAACAATCACCACAAACACGGTGGACGAGCGAATTTCGGTGGAGTAAGATGGCATGAAATGGATGTCACATATCAGATCATGATTTTGTTAGACAAAATGAAACTGATTAAACTGAATCCAGTTGCAGTGGTTAAAAGAGAACATTAA
- a CDS encoding DUF6691 family protein, giving the protein MKYLKFLAVGIFFGIVMYKSEAASWFRIYEMFHFASFHMYGIIGSAVIIGLIGVQLIKRKDLKTYENQEMSLTPKKPGISRYLIGGTIFGLGWALTGACPGPMFVLAGAGFYSILIVIAGSILGTLVYGVLHKKLPH; this is encoded by the coding sequence ATGAAATATTTAAAATTTTTAGCAGTAGGTATCTTTTTCGGAATTGTGATGTACAAATCAGAGGCAGCGTCATGGTTTCGAATTTACGAGATGTTTCATTTTGCCTCTTTCCACATGTATGGAATTATTGGCTCCGCAGTGATTATCGGCTTAATTGGCGTACAGTTGATTAAAAGAAAAGATTTAAAAACATACGAAAATCAGGAAATGTCTTTAACGCCAAAGAAGCCGGGAATCTCTAGATATTTAATTGGAGGAACCATTTTCGGGCTTGGTTGGGCATTGACAGGAGCATGTCCCGGACCGATGTTCGTCTTAGCAGGTGCAGGATTTTATTCAATTTTAATAGTGATTGCGGGATCAATCTTGGGAACTTTAGTTTATGGAGTACTGCATAAAAAACTTCCTCATTAA
- a CDS encoding metal ABC transporter solute-binding protein, Zn/Mn family, with translation MKQFLLIAFLSFFLLGCKDTRPKDGKFHIVTTTSMITDLVKNIGGDKVVIEGLMGAGVDPHLYKASEGDVSKLSNANMILYSGLHLEGKLVEVFEKMKRQKINTVAVSDALDKKDLIGSTLFASNYDPHIWFDVNNWKKITVFVEKQLSAAMPENKEFFQKNAKLYLEKLEISQQEIEAEIATLPQDQRRLVTAHDAFNYFGKAYKFDVVGLQGLSTATEAGVQDVQKTAAYIIDHKVKAVFIESSVPRRTVEALQAAVNSKNHDVKIGGTLFSDALGNPGTPEGTYIGMFKFNVHTIVSALK, from the coding sequence ATGAAACAATTTTTACTCATCGCCTTTTTAAGCTTCTTTCTTCTCGGTTGTAAAGATACCAGACCCAAAGACGGTAAATTCCATATCGTCACTACGACTTCCATGATTACGGATCTGGTTAAAAATATCGGTGGTGACAAAGTGGTGATAGAAGGTTTAATGGGCGCAGGTGTAGATCCACATCTCTATAAAGCCAGTGAAGGTGATGTTTCTAAATTATCCAATGCAAATATGATTTTATACAGCGGTCTTCATTTGGAAGGTAAACTGGTAGAAGTTTTTGAAAAGATGAAAAGACAAAAAATCAATACGGTAGCGGTGTCGGATGCTTTAGATAAAAAAGATTTAATTGGTTCCACGCTTTTTGCGTCGAATTACGATCCTCATATTTGGTTTGATGTTAATAATTGGAAGAAAATTACCGTTTTTGTCGAAAAACAACTTTCAGCTGCAATGCCGGAAAATAAAGAATTTTTTCAAAAGAATGCCAAGTTATATTTAGAAAAATTAGAAATTTCACAGCAGGAAATTGAAGCGGAAATCGCCACACTTCCCCAAGATCAACGTCGACTGGTTACGGCTCACGATGCTTTTAATTATTTTGGAAAAGCCTATAAATTTGATGTTGTTGGTTTGCAAGGATTATCTACCGCAACGGAAGCCGGCGTGCAAGATGTTCAGAAAACTGCCGCTTATATCATCGACCATAAAGTAAAAGCTGTTTTCATTGAAAGTTCTGTTCCGAGACGAACTGTGGAAGCTTTGCAGGCTGCGGTAAATTCTAAGAATCACGACGTGAAAATCGGGGGAACTTTGTTTTCTGATGCGTTAGGGAATCCTGGAACTCCAGAAGGTACTTATATCGGCATGTTTAAATTTAATGTTCACACCATCGTCAGCGCTTTAAAATAA
- a CDS encoding metal ABC transporter permease: protein MDIVEYIKLVFSDYTLRTITLGTAVLGGVTGMLGSFAVLRKQSLLGDAISHAALPGIAIAFLITGSKDTNVLLIGALISGLIGTLWIRGITTKTHLKSDTALGLILSVFFGFGMLLLTFIQKQPNANQAGLDKYLFGQAATLVESDVWLMSIVTGLCLIVLLLFWKEFKILLFDKDYAQTLGFNTKFIDLLITSFIVLAIVLGLQTVGVVLMSAMLLAPAAAARQWTNSLGLMVFLAAILGASAGVFGTAISSTQNNLSTGPVIVLVASVFVLFSFIFSPTRGLLFKQIRLIQNRNDLEFQKTLAFMYHIIEDHEDSSHPHAIKILNNFQGYSRKGLRQLVNKNYVTLHGNMWSLTPAGVKAATNMYNQNLKDE from the coding sequence ATGGATATCGTAGAATACATCAAACTCGTTTTTAGCGATTATACTTTGCGAACCATCACTTTGGGCACCGCTGTTTTGGGCGGAGTTACTGGAATGTTGGGGAGTTTTGCCGTGTTGCGAAAACAAAGTTTACTGGGCGATGCTATTTCTCATGCTGCCTTGCCGGGAATTGCTATAGCCTTTCTAATTACCGGTTCCAAAGACACCAATGTTCTGTTAATTGGAGCCTTAATAAGTGGACTCATCGGCACTTTATGGATTCGTGGAATTACCACCAAAACCCATTTAAAATCTGATACTGCTTTAGGATTAATTCTTTCTGTGTTCTTTGGATTCGGAATGTTACTTTTGACTTTCATTCAGAAACAACCCAACGCCAATCAGGCGGGTTTAGATAAATATCTTTTCGGACAAGCCGCCACTTTGGTAGAAAGTGATGTGTGGTTAATGAGTATTGTCACCGGTTTATGTTTAATCGTTCTTTTACTTTTCTGGAAAGAATTTAAAATCCTACTTTTTGATAAAGATTACGCGCAAACTTTAGGCTTTAACACCAAGTTCATTGATCTTTTAATAACAAGTTTTATTGTCCTAGCCATTGTTCTTGGCTTACAGACGGTCGGCGTGGTTTTAATGAGCGCTATGCTTTTAGCACCTGCAGCTGCGGCCAGACAATGGACAAATAGTCTAGGATTAATGGTTTTTCTCGCCGCAATATTAGGAGCAAGTGCTGGAGTTTTTGGAACGGCCATCAGTTCTACTCAAAATAATTTATCAACCGGACCTGTGATTGTTTTAGTCGCTTCGGTTTTTGTTTTATTCTCCTTTATTTTTTCACCGACCCGCGGACTTTTATTCAAACAAATTAGATTGATCCAAAATAGAAACGATTTAGAATTTCAGAAAACATTGGCCTTTATGTATCATATTATTGAAGATCACGAAGACAGTTCGCATCCGCACGCAATTAAAATTTTGAATAATTTCCAAGGTTACAGCCGAAAAGGACTTCGACAGCTCGTCAATAAAAACTATGTGACGCTCCATGGAAACATGTGGAGTCTGACGCCAGCAGGCGTAAAAGCAGCTACCAATATGTATAATCAAAACCTGAAGGATGAGTAG
- a CDS encoding cupredoxin domain-containing protein: MLSKLYRSRVALIAIGSLLSAGSCHSENKEVAVQANTQTTSDSTNASSPIDSSSALPVGGVVTTENEKVSDAVASKAETHVVTINNMKFNPATITVKKGDKVKFSNDDIVQHNATEKGNSWASPLLANGQSWTFTPEKTSDYYCTVHVVMKGKIIVE, encoded by the coding sequence ATGCTTTCAAAATTATACAGATCACGAGTAGCATTGATTGCGATTGGAAGTTTATTAAGTGCTGGGAGTTGTCATTCAGAAAATAAGGAAGTTGCTGTTCAAGCAAATACGCAAACTACTAGTGATAGCACGAACGCAAGTTCTCCAATAGATTCTTCCAGTGCTTTGCCAGTCGGTGGTGTCGTGACAACTGAAAATGAAAAGGTAAGCGATGCGGTTGCTTCAAAAGCAGAAACTCATGTGGTGACCATCAATAATATGAAATTTAATCCTGCCACAATTACCGTAAAAAAAGGCGATAAAGTAAAATTCAGTAATGATGATATTGTGCAGCACAATGCTACTGAGAAGGGCAATTCCTGGGCTTCGCCGCTTTTGGCAAACGGCCAGTCGTGGACATTTACACCAGAAAAAACCTCAGACTATTACTGCACGGTTCATGTCGTAATGAAAGGAAAAATTATTGTAGAGTAG
- the tyrS gene encoding tyrosine--tRNA ligase, which produces MNAFIEELKWRGLFADMMPGTEEQLNKEMTTAYIGFDPTADSLHIGSLIPIKVLAHYQQHGHKPIALVGGATGMIGDPSGKSNERNALDEDTLNHYVECLKGQLSKFLNFDGTETNNAELVNNYDWMKEISFLEFIRDIGKNLTVNYMMAKESVKKRITGEGGAEGMSFTEFSYQLLQGYDFLHLYKEKNVRLQMGGSDQWGNITTGTELIRRKVQGEAFALTVPLITKADGSKFGKSEAGENYWLDPKRTSPYKFYQFWVNATDADAERFIKFYTFLSKEEIESLIEDHKTAPHERKLQKKLAEEVTVWVHNQEEFEKAVKASEILFGRSTAEDLVSLDEATFLEVFEGVPQKEILKSEVIGSNIVDLISEKSGFLKSKGEAKRELTSNAISINKEKISETFEVAEKDLIDGKFLLLQKGKKNYFILKVI; this is translated from the coding sequence ATGAACGCTTTTATTGAAGAACTGAAATGGCGCGGCCTGTTTGCCGACATGATGCCGGGAACCGAAGAACAACTGAATAAGGAAATGACCACGGCCTATATTGGCTTTGATCCTACCGCAGATTCGTTGCATATCGGAAGTTTAATTCCAATCAAAGTTCTGGCCCATTATCAGCAACATGGTCATAAACCCATCGCTTTAGTGGGTGGTGCTACAGGAATGATCGGTGATCCATCTGGAAAATCGAATGAGCGAAATGCTTTAGATGAAGATACGCTGAATCATTATGTGGAATGCTTGAAGGGTCAACTTTCTAAGTTTTTAAATTTCGACGGTACCGAAACCAATAATGCAGAACTCGTCAACAATTACGATTGGATGAAAGAAATTTCTTTCCTGGAATTCATTCGGGATATCGGTAAAAATCTTACGGTAAATTATATGATGGCTAAAGAGTCGGTGAAGAAAAGAATTACTGGCGAAGGCGGCGCAGAAGGAATGAGTTTCACAGAATTCTCTTATCAACTCTTGCAAGGTTATGATTTTCTGCATTTGTACAAAGAAAAAAATGTACGATTGCAAATGGGTGGTTCTGATCAGTGGGGGAATATTACGACCGGAACAGAATTGATCCGTAGAAAAGTGCAAGGTGAAGCTTTTGCTTTAACCGTTCCATTAATCACCAAAGCTGATGGTTCTAAATTCGGAAAATCGGAAGCGGGTGAAAATTACTGGCTCGATCCGAAAAGAACGTCACCTTATAAATTCTACCAATTTTGGGTAAATGCTACAGATGCAGACGCTGAACGTTTTATAAAATTTTATACATTTTTGAGCAAAGAAGAAATTGAATCTTTAATTGAAGACCATAAAACCGCTCCGCACGAAAGAAAGTTGCAGAAAAAATTAGCGGAAGAAGTAACCGTTTGGGTTCATAACCAGGAAGAATTTGAGAAAGCGGTAAAAGCTTCAGAGATTTTATTTGGTCGTTCGACAGCAGAAGATTTAGTGAGTTTGGATGAAGCTACCTTTTTGGAAGTTTTCGAAGGTGTTCCACAAAAAGAGATCCTGAAATCTGAAGTAATTGGCAGCAACATCGTCGATTTAATTTCTGAGAAATCAGGTTTCCTTAAATCAAAAGGAGAAGCAAAAAGAGAATTGACCAGCAACGCCATTTCCATTAATAAAGAAAAAATAAGCGAAACCTTCGAAGTAGCAGAAAAAGACCTTATCGACGGTAAATTTCTTCTTTTACAAAAAGGAAAGAAAAATTACTTCATTTTAAAAGTGATCTAA
- a CDS encoding DUF4142 domain-containing protein encodes MKTLKNLALSGTMLLIAVSLSTNVNAQDPKTPKLTDPEIASVAVVANQIDVDYAQIALKKSTNKEVKNFANTMKRDHAAVIDMAVKLVTKLNVTPETNDVSKSLLAGAAKEKATLNMKKGHAFDKAYIDNEVSYHEAVINAVEKMLIPQAQNAELKALLVKIMPTLQMHLDHAKMVQKGFNTPKK; translated from the coding sequence ATGAAAACGCTAAAAAATTTAGCTTTAAGTGGAACAATGCTCTTAATTGCTGTTTCACTTTCTACCAACGTGAACGCTCAAGACCCAAAAACTCCAAAACTCACTGATCCTGAAATTGCCTCTGTAGCCGTTGTTGCCAACCAAATAGATGTGGATTACGCTCAAATCGCCTTAAAAAAATCAACCAACAAAGAAGTAAAAAACTTTGCAAATACGATGAAGCGAGATCATGCTGCAGTAATTGATATGGCGGTTAAGCTTGTTACAAAACTCAATGTGACCCCAGAAACAAATGATGTTTCGAAATCTTTGTTAGCCGGAGCTGCGAAAGAAAAAGCCACATTGAATATGAAAAAAGGACATGCCTTTGACAAAGCATATATTGATAATGAAGTAAGTTATCATGAAGCGGTCATCAATGCCGTTGAGAAAATGTTGATTCCACAAGCACAAAATGCAGAACTCAAAGCCTTGCTCGTAAAAATTATGCCGACTTTGCAAATGCACCTTGACCATGCGAAAATGGTTCAGAAAGGATTTAACACTCCTAAAAAATAA